The Balnearium lithotrophicum DNA window AACTCCTCCCTTGAAAGTGAAATGGAAATTCCATGGTCTCCGATAAATCCCGTAACGATTACTACATCACCGGGCTTTACAAACTTGGGGGATAACTCCCTCTTCACATCGCCGATTCCCGTCGTATTTATGTATATTCCATCGCACTTTCCCTTTTCAACTACCTTCGTATCGCCGGTCACTATTTTGACACCCGCACTTTCGGCAGTTTTTGAGATTGATGAGACAATCCTTTCCAAGTCGCTTATAGGAAATCCCTCCTCAATGATAAAACTGACGGAGATGAATTTTGGAACAGAACCGCTCACTGTTAAATCGTTTACAGTGCCGGCAACCGAGAGTTTTCCTATATCTCCACCGGGAAAGAAGATAGGTTGGACAACAAAGGAATCTGTCGTCATTGCGATTTTCTCAAATCCGGGAAGGTAGGTCGCATCCTGGAGGGAGTGGAGCTCTGGTGATTTAAAGTACTTTAAGAAGAGTCCCTCAATTAAATCCCTCGTTAACTTTCCTCCACTTCCATGACCTATCTCAATTCTCTCCATATTAACCTCCAGAAATTACGTAGAGAAACGGTGCAACTGCCAATGTACTGTCAAGTCTATCCAAGACTCCTCCGTGTCCCGGAATTGTTTTCCCCGAATCCTTGACGTTGAAGAATCTCTTGAGGGAGCTCTCAAAGAGGTCTCCAATCTGGGAAATCACTGTCAGCATAAACAGAAGAAGGAAAGTTTGAAAACCTTGGGAAAAAACTGATAACTTAACAGCAACTAAATAGGAAATAAGAGTTCCTAAAATTGAACCCCCGGCTGAACCTTCAACCGTCTTTTTAGGACTAACAGAGGGGATTAACCTTCTCCTTCCGAAGTACTTTCCTGTAAGGTAGGCAAATGTATCTGTTGACCAGACAATTGAAAGAAGCAGAATAAACTCCTTTTTGGATATGAGTGACAGGGAAATGATTCCGAATATTGAATAAATTAGAAATCCCAAAGTCGGAACGAAACTTTCTGAAATTTTTCCATCAACGATAAGGGCGTAAGAAAATAGGGACAGAAAGAGAAAGGCCGGAGATGCAATTAAAACCGATGAGAGGAAACTGTGAAAAAATGGACTAACAACTATAGGATTTGTGGAAAGGATAAATACTAAAGAGTAAATTATCACAGAAACTGTTAAAAACTTCTCTAAAGAGGCCATTTTAAAGAGTTCTGAAATAATAAAGACTCCTAACATGTAAACCAGTGAAGCGTATAGGGGTTTGGGGGAGAGGATCATTAAAAGTGCATAAACTACAACGATAAGAGCTCCTACTGTTCTCTCTTTCATCTTATACCACCAAAGCGCCTCTCTCTCTTCCTAAAGTCCTCGATGGCTTTTTTAAACTCCTCTTCTGTAAAGTCAGGCCAGAGTGTATCTGTAAACCAGAGTTCTGTGTATGCCGATTGCCAGAGTAAAAAGTTGGAGATTCGGAGTTCCCCGCTTGTCCTGATTAGAAGGTCAAGGTCGGGAAGTTCGGGCATGTAGAGGTAGTTCTTAAACTCATCCAAGTTTACCTTTTCCTTTCCTGAGCCAATAATTCTGTTAACGGCATCAACTATCTCTTGTCTTCCTCCATAGTTAACGGCAAAGACTGCAGTCATTCCGTTACACTTTGATGTCTGTTCCTCCATCCAACCGAAACCTTCCTGGAGAAAGTCGGGGAGCTCCCATAACCTCCCTATCACTCTAAACCTCACGTTGTTTTCCAAAAAGAGCTCCAACTTACTCCTTACGTACTCGTACATCAGGGAAAAGAGGAAGTTAACCTCTTCTCTCGGCCTTTTCCAGTTCTCCGTTGAAAAGGCATAAAGTGACAAATACTTTACTCCAATGTTTTTTGCGGCAATTACTATTTTCTCTGTTGTTTCTGCTCCCTTCCTGTGTCCCTCTATCCTTGGAAGACCTCTCCTTACGGCCCACCTTCCATTTCCATCCATTATTATTCCAACGTGAACAGGCAAATTCCCTTTCATTCTCAAGAGCTCCTAAAACTTATGGTTGTAATCTCTCTTTAGATAATCGATGAAGTTTGCAAGCTCGTGAACCTTTCCAACCAACATAAAGTGAATTCCCCCTGCAAACTCCAAACACGAGCTTGCAATGTCAATTGCATACTTCCAGCCATACTCCTCAGGGTTCTCTGCCCTCTCTAACCCCTCAATCAGTGAGTTGGGAACTGATGTGGGATTTAGCTTCTTCATAAAGTTTGCCATCTTCAAACTTTTTATTGGAAGAATACCTATTATAGGAGTAGCACCTAACGAGTAAATTAACTCGGAAACCTCTTTCGCCAAATTTGAATCGTAAATCGGCTGGGTCTGAATAAACTTAGCTCCCGCCCTTATTTTTTTCTCTAACTTCAGTTCTTGTAGGAACTTCGGACCTGCAAATGGATTAAAAACGCCTCCTATAAAAAAGGAAGTTTTTCCGTTGAGCTTTTTACCGTTTAGCAGTTCTCCTGAGTTTAACCTCTCAGCAATTTCAATGAGCTGAACGGAATCAACGTCAAAGACAGGTTTTGAATCGGGCTGGTCTCCCAGTGTTGTAAAGTCTCCCGTCATTAAACAGACGTTCTCTATTCCGAGGGCATAGGCTCCCAAAAGGTCTGACTGGAGGGCTATTCTGTTTCTGTCCCTACAGGTAAGCTGAAAAATTGGTTCAAGTTTAGAGTCAAGGAGGAGCTTTGCCATTGGGAGAGCTCCCATCCTAACCATTGAACGCTGGCAGTCTGTAACGTTGAATGCATCAACCTTTCCCCTTAAAGGTTCTATTCCATCGACGATAGGCTTAAAATCCGTTCCCCTCGGGGGTGCAACCTCTGCAGTTATAACGAACTTTCCACTCTCTACCTTTTCCCTAAAGGTCAAACTACTCCTCCAGAATCAGCTTTCTTGGATAGACCGATTTGGAGTAATCCTTAGGAGGAACGTTTTCCTTTACGTTTTCTAACTCTCCTATTATCTCCAGTCTCCTCTCTATTTCGTACCAGACACACGGAATGTCTGGATTTACCTCACACTTTCCTGCAATTGCTCCACCGCAGGGCCCGTTTACAAGGGATTTAGGACACCTTGCAACAGGACATATTCCACCTGTATCGGAGATTACACAGTCACCACAGGCAATACAGTACTCGTCAAAAAACCTTCCTTCTCTCTCAACACCTATAAATAGAGTTGTAACTCCCGTCCTAACTGGAATTTTCACGTTTTCAGCAATGAGTTGAGTTCCAGCTCCACAGGCTAATGAGAGAATTACCTCGGCAGATTCCTCAGCTTCTCTCAACAGGTTCTTTGAGGTTAACTTCTCAAGGATACACGTTCCTCCGGGACTCTTAACCCCCGTCACTTTAAACCCCTTTCCCTCCAAAAATCCCGCTACCTTGTAAGCTTCTCTAAGTCCTCCGTTTTTACACCTTGCAGAGCCTATCTGACACCCGAAGATAAAAACTCTTTTGAAACCCTTAAGCTCCTCAACTATCCGCTCAAGGGATTTGAGCCTGACAGTAACCAAGGGGAAAACCTCCAGAACTACATGTAAACCTTAACGCTCGCTTCCCTTTTTAGTTTATCAACGTAGTCATTTAGGGCCTTTTGGAACTTTCTCATGTAGAGCTCCTGCCTTATCCTGTTCCTGTCACAGTGCCCCTTCTCCTCAGACTTCACATATACGATGTAAAAGCCATTGTTCGTTCTTACCTCCTTGTAGGAACCCGGTTTTAAGCTCCAGACGGCACTGTCTAAAGGTTTAATCAACATTCCGGGTGAAACTTTCCCAAGGTAACCTCCCCTACTCCCAGTTACCTTGTCCTCAGAGAGCTCCCTTGCAACCTTTTCAAAGGGAACACCGTTTTTTAGAAGCTCAAGGGCCTTTTCAGCTCTATCGGAACTCTTTGTGTATATGTAGTAAACGTCTCTTAGAGGTTTGCCCTCCTCCTTTTTGCATACGTCCTCAACCTCAGAGTCACTTACGCTAATCTTTGACTTTACTTCCCTTGCAATGAGCTTTGCAATGAGAAGCTGCTCCCTCAAACTCTTTCTTACATCAGAGAGGGTTAACCCCTCTTTCTTCAGGGCTTCCTCAAACTCCTTTTTATTCTTAAAGCCACTGTTTTTAATGAAATTAGAAAGAGCTCTATTCAGTTCCTCATCTGAAACTGTAATCCCCTCAGATTTTGCCTTTGTAAGTAGGATTTTCCTCTCAATTACCTTGTCCCTTGCTACCCTTAAGTCTGGAATGTGGTTCTTCTTAGCGTAGTCAACAACCTCACTGTAGAGGACAGGCTCCCCATTTACAACTGCAGCTATGAAGTCGACAACCTTACCGTAAGATGGAACAGCGATAAATAAAAAGGTAAAAAAGAGGGCAAGTAATCGCCCCATTTTTTCCTCCTATTTAGTTAAAATCTCAACCTTTGACTTTCTCTCAACGGAGTTAACATAGTTATTCAGAGCTCTACTAAACTCCTGCTTCTCCTTCTGTTGCTGCAAACTCTTTACAATAAAGGGTTTAATGACATCGTACGAAATGGTTTTTCCGTTTGCATCCTTAAAGGTTGCCTTGTTCTTTTCGTAGAAGGCCTTTGCCTCACTGTCTGATACGCTAACGGGAGAGAGTTTTATGTGCTTTCTAACGAGGGCCTGTACGAGTATTCTCCTCTTCATAAGTTCAATTTCCTTTTGAACTTGAGGGTCCTTATCAATTCCTTCCTTAATTGCTTCCTGATAGAGAAGTTCCTCTTTAATTAAATTTTGAAGTAACTGCTTTCTGAACTGTGGATTGTTTTTTAGTGTCTGGTAGTTTGGTGGAAGTGAGTTTATCATTTGGTCTAAGTCCTTTTCAGTTATGGCCTTACCGTTTACCTTTGCTAAAACTTTTTCGGCTGCGACAGCTCCTATGGATAGGGAGAAAACCACTGGAACAGATAGAATTAGACTTTTCAACTTAATCCTCCGAAAATAAAAGTTTTTTCTAAACTTAGGAAAATTCAACTCCAATTGCAAAGAAAAATCCCGAGCATAATTTTATGCTGGAAATTTTCCCCAACCCTATAGAAGGTGAAGAAGTGAAGAGAAAAGTAAATCTCAGTGAAATTACCGCAAAGGAACCCTTGAAGGTAAAAACAACTATTCAACCTTCCATTATGAACTTACCAAAGGAGGAAGTTAGTAGTTCCTCCCCCTTTGAGTTGGAAGTTGAAATAACAAAGAAGGCCG harbors:
- the hypE gene encoding hydrogenase expression/formation protein HypE, with protein sequence MERIEIGHGSGGKLTRDLIEGLFLKYFKSPELHSLQDATYLPGFEKIAMTTDSFVVQPIFFPGGDIGKLSVAGTVNDLTVSGSVPKFISVSFIIEEGFPISDLERIVSSISKTAESAGVKIVTGDTKVVEKGKCDGIYINTTGIGDVKRELSPKFVKPGDVVIVTGFIGDHGISISLSREEFEVETEIKSDCAPLNSLLVPLFDVPGLRFMRDPTRGGLATVLVELSETSGLGVRIYEDRIPVRDEVRFICDMLGYDPLYLANEGKAVVVVDRKDADRTLEILKSHPLGKNSQVIGEVTEEKGVVLVTSVGGMRRLELLEEDPLPRIC
- a CDS encoding SurA N-terminal domain-containing protein produces the protein MKSLILSVPVVFSLSIGAVAAEKVLAKVNGKAITEKDLDQMINSLPPNYQTLKNNPQFRKQLLQNLIKEELLYQEAIKEGIDKDPQVQKEIELMKRRILVQALVRKHIKLSPVSVSDSEAKAFYEKNKATFKDANGKTISYDVIKPFIVKSLQQQKEKQEFSRALNNYVNSVERKSKVEILTK
- a CDS encoding methylenetetrahydrofolate reductase, with product MTFREKVESGKFVITAEVAPPRGTDFKPIVDGIEPLRGKVDAFNVTDCQRSMVRMGALPMAKLLLDSKLEPIFQLTCRDRNRIALQSDLLGAYALGIENVCLMTGDFTTLGDQPDSKPVFDVDSVQLIEIAERLNSGELLNGKKLNGKTSFFIGGVFNPFAGPKFLQELKLEKKIRAGAKFIQTQPIYDSNLAKEVSELIYSLGATPIIGILPIKSLKMANFMKKLNPTSVPNSLIEGLERAENPEEYGWKYAIDIASSCLEFAGGIHFMLVGKVHELANFIDYLKRDYNHKF
- a CDS encoding methylenetetrahydrofolate reductase C-terminal domain-containing protein; this translates as MVTVRLKSLERIVEELKGFKRVFIFGCQIGSARCKNGGLREAYKVAGFLEGKGFKVTGVKSPGGTCILEKLTSKNLLREAEESAEVILSLACGAGTQLIAENVKIPVRTGVTTLFIGVEREGRFFDEYCIACGDCVISDTGGICPVARCPKSLVNGPCGGAIAGKCEVNPDIPCVWYEIERRLEIIGELENVKENVPPKDYSKSVYPRKLILEE
- a CDS encoding isoprenyl transferase, which encodes MKGNLPVHVGIIMDGNGRWAVRRGLPRIEGHRKGAETTEKIVIAAKNIGVKYLSLYAFSTENWKRPREEVNFLFSLMYEYVRSKLELFLENNVRFRVIGRLWELPDFLQEGFGWMEEQTSKCNGMTAVFAVNYGGRQEIVDAVNRIIGSGKEKVNLDEFKNYLYMPELPDLDLLIRTSGELRISNFLLWQSAYTELWFTDTLWPDFTEEEFKKAIEDFRKRERRFGGIR
- a CDS encoding peptidylprolyl isomerase; the encoded protein is MGRLLALFFTFLFIAVPSYGKVVDFIAAVVNGEPVLYSEVVDYAKKNHIPDLRVARDKVIERKILLTKAKSEGITVSDEELNRALSNFIKNSGFKNKKEFEEALKKEGLTLSDVRKSLREQLLIAKLIAREVKSKISVSDSEVEDVCKKEEGKPLRDVYYIYTKSSDRAEKALELLKNGVPFEKVARELSEDKVTGSRGGYLGKVSPGMLIKPLDSAVWSLKPGSYKEVRTNNGFYIVYVKSEEKGHCDRNRIRQELYMRKFQKALNDYVDKLKREASVKVYM
- a CDS encoding phosphatidate cytidylyltransferase gives rise to the protein MKERTVGALIVVVYALLMILSPKPLYASLVYMLGVFIISELFKMASLEKFLTVSVIIYSLVFILSTNPIVVSPFFHSFLSSVLIASPAFLFLSLFSYALIVDGKISESFVPTLGFLIYSIFGIISLSLISKKEFILLLSIVWSTDTFAYLTGKYFGRRRLIPSVSPKKTVEGSAGGSILGTLISYLVAVKLSVFSQGFQTFLLLFMLTVISQIGDLFESSLKRFFNVKDSGKTIPGHGGVLDRLDSTLAVAPFLYVISGG